The stretch of DNA CGCTGGCAACTGCCATCGACCTGTCGAAAGCAGACTGTCCGGAATGTTCTTTCAGATTCGGTTTCTATACGGTCCTGCTCACAGAGGGCGGATGCGAGGACACCAGCTACGGACGCAAATACGATGATTACTCCGGCGCAACCATGATATTTCTGCCGCCGGGCCGGGCTATATTAGCTGACGGAAATAAGCCGTTTCCTCCCGCAGGACGATTACTGGCGTTCCATCCCAACCTGATACTCGGCACGACTTTAGGAATGAACATAAACAACTATACGTTCTTTTCCTATTTTCCGGACGAAGCGCTGCACCTCTCCTTACGGGAAAAGGCCAAAGCCCTGGAATGTATCGACAATATAACCGGGGAACTCCGGCACGCAATCGACCGCCACAGCAAAATACTTATTTCACGGCATATAGAACTGTTGCTGGACTATTGCTCCCGTTTTTACGAACGGCAATTCATCACACGCAACGAAAGAAATAAACAAATACTGGAACAAACCGACCGGCTGCTGGACGAGTATATCCGGACGGGAAAACCGGACGGACGGCTCTCTCCTTCGGCAGAATATTGTTCCCGGCTCCTGCACCTCTCTCCGCAATACTTTAACGACCTTTTAAAATTCGAGACCGGAAAGAAGATACATGAATATTTTCAGTTGAAACAAGTTGAGACGGCCGGAAAAATGTTACTGTCGAAAGAGAACGACGTAAGCCTGATCGCCGAAAAACTGGGATTCCCGGATGTGCAGCATTTCAGCAGACTGTTCCGGAAAATAACCGGGGCGACTCCGGAGGAATACCGGATAACCCGGAACTGAAAACATCAATACTCCCCCAAAGCGGGCGGAATAGACCGGGGGCCCACGAAAAACAAAGTTTTTTCTGCATACTTCCACAAAAACCGCCCCCCTGTAATTGCAAGGACGGTAAAAAAGGGTAACGGCATATGCCGCCCCCGTTACCCCCGGAGTATAATATCAGGTGAACGGTGTTCCGTAAAAAACAATCCCCGGAAAACAAAATACGGAAAGTGAGTAGGTGACCGGGGACTGCGACCGTCTCTTCCGTACCGGAAAAGAGGCCATAACGACAGGGATCGTTCTTAGGAATGGAGGCTCCGAATGCTTTATGCGGTAAATAATGCTCTTGCTGAAAAAACGGCCACTCCCGGAAATAAATCCGTCCAAATTATTTCATCCGGACGGGCCGTTTCCCTATTTTTTAACAATCATGAAAAACATGCGTTGGAATTCTTCGCCCCGTTACCGGGCCGGGGCACGTAAAAACAGGAAGGTATATGACAGGCGGTTTTACCGTGACGGGAATATGCGAAAACGGAACGAAGAATCCGGCACCGTGTGCGGTCTCCCGGCCAGGACGCACCTGTACCGATACGACACAAGGGATATATACACACTGAACATTTACTCAAGTGAAGCCGTAGGATGCCTTAATCAGTAAAGTCAACGGACATATCCCCCAATACGGTATAAAATACGGATCTAAGTTATAGCCCGCATCGGGACATAAGCCGCATAGTTACAACAAGGAGGATTGCTCACTTACTCTGTGTCCATCGCTTTAGTAAAACCACATGAACAGACACATTTTATCGTTCGCAATCACAATCCTTTTTCCACAGGAAAAAGAATCACTCTGCTGTAAATATAAGTTTTTCACCTTATACTGCCAACATTCATAACATTTTCTTAAATATTTGTTTTACTTCCGTAACAGACACACAAAAAGGTGCAATTACAGCACCGAAACCTCATACCTTTCTGCAAACCTGTCTGCGGCGGCCTCCGCTATTCCTTACATATAACGGCAAAGACATTCAAATCTTTCATCCCGAATATATAATCCGGCATCCCATAAATAAAAAATCCTGCAGTAAAAAGCAGGATTTATCCCCAAGCCAACTGTTTTTTTATTTTCTAAAACACTCTATATCTTATTGTATTTCAATAAAATATTCCCATCGTAATTGTTAGTTCTGTCAGCTAAGTTACAAAAAATAGACTAATTACAACCAACCCCACTGATTCCACTGCTTGCGCTCGATTGTTAGTTCTGTCAGCTAAGTTACAAAAAATAGACTAATTACAACTGGGCGGAAGACGAAGCCAATAGGGCGGAAATTGTTAGTTCTGTCAGCTAAGTTACAAAAAATAGACTAATTACAACTTCCGGAGACTGATAATAATGAGCAAGAATATTGTTAGTTCTGTCAGCTAAGTTACAAAAAATAGACTAATTACAACTGTTGGAAATGAGTGAAAACAAAAAAGAAAATTGTTAGTTCTGTCAGCTAAGTTACAAAAAATAGACTAATTACAACTATGGTATGGGAAATTGTAGAATAAAAAATATTGTTAGTTCTGTCAGCTAAGTTACAAAAAATAGACTAATTACAACTTTATTTTTTATTTGGCTATCTATAAACCAATTGTTAGTTCTGTCAGCTAAGTTACAAAAAATAGTCTAATTACAACGTAAACAGCCATTGTTTCATTAAAAAGAATATATATCGTGAATTTAAACCCTCTTATTAAACTTACATATAACAGAACTTTTAACTCCTACAGCAACAGCATATGTAAAGTTATATTAACGGTTTATATACAACTGTAAACAGGGCAATCTTGCCGTTAATAGATTTTATTCATAAATAGCTCTAAACACATAAATAACAGCCAAACCATTACAAATCCTTCATACAAAAAACAACAATAAAATCAATATCTCTATTCTTACTAGTGAATTTTTTTTGTTCGTTATAAACATAAGATTTTATTATTTTAAATCCATTTTCACTTAATAAATCGTTTATTATATGTTCTTCAAAAAATGAAGTAAACCTTTCTATTCCTGCAAACTCATTTTCTTTAATGTAACATTCACCAATACCTTTTTTTACTGTAAAAAATAGAATTCCATTTTCTTTTAGTATATTATAAAATGATTTTAAAATACTGCTAAATTCTTGATAATAAAAATGGGATAATACAGCACAACACCATATACCATCAAAATATTCTTTTGATAATTTTAAATCAAGGATGTCCATTTTAAGAAATTCTATTTTACCAGAATTTGTTCTTTTACGAGCTATTTCTAATTGATTTTCCGTATTATCTATGGCAATCACATTAAATCCCTTTTCAGAAAAAATTACAGCATCTCTTCCATTTCCACAACCTGCATCTAAAATATTACGACCGTTGATTAATTTATTAAAAAAGTCCATTTCTTCATATAAAACCATATTTTCTCTCAACTCATAATATTTATCAGCTATTTCATTATAAGTTTCTATTAATTTTTTATTTTTTATTTTTAAAACATCACAATTCTTTTTTTGAACTGGCATAATAATTTAAGATTTTATCAAACCGCTTTATATAGTCTTTTATAAGTATTTTGCATTGTTTAGTATTACATTCCACATAAATAGGATCTATAACTCCTTGTCTGGAAGTAATCGTTTCATCAGGAAAATATATACCAGAGATCAATATCTCTTCATCAAAGATCACTTGGTATTCAGTAGAATTAAAATTATATCTATATAAATATAACTTTTTTATATGCCCATTTTTTTTATAATCTATCCATTGTTTTATTGTCGTTTCGATATTTCGTTCTTCATCTTTATTACGCTCATCAGCTAGTTCTTCTTCTGTAAACTTGCGAAGAAGCAAGTAACACGTATCTACTTCAATTTTTTTATCATCATATATCTCAAAAATTTTTTTTGATGAATGTGCATATATTCTCAATTTTTTATATTTCTTCTTTTTTGAAGAAACATCATCTAAAGATTTAGTTAAAATTTTATGTGTAAAAGTATCTTGCTTATTTAAAAGCAAATTTATAGAATCCTCTATATTCTGCGTTTTTTTATCAAAATAAACAAAAATAGTAGGAATTAAAGCTAAAACAAAGGCAAGGGTTCTTTCTTTTGAGAAGAAAGCTATTACAGCAGAATCGAACTTATCATAAAAGAAAAAATATACGATAAATACAATACAAAAAATAACATTCAAATATTTAATTGTAGTCGTTATTATTTTTCCCATATCTCAGATTTTATTAAAAATTAATAACCTCAGTATTAATACACAAAAAAGCAAATATATATATCATTCATACTATACATTTCAAAACTTTTATTATTAGCTATAAATTTACAAAATAATCTATATAAAAAAAATAAACATCAATAAAACATAAAAATATTTTTTTAATGGGACTAAAACCACTAATAATTTACGGTTTTATGTAACTTATAATATTTTGTTAAAATTAACCGTAAACCAATAACATTTATTCAAGATAAGTTACTACTCAAATCTTAATATAATAGAGATATCTATACAATATTCAAACAAAAATAAAAACTTGCAACAACTATTTTATCATGGCTAAAAATAACTACAACCTATTACCCTGGTCATTATTCCAAAATCATTGTTTTCCATCCAAGACTATACATACTTCATATAAAAAGAATATATTTTAATGACCTATCTATTTCAATATTCTATGTAACATCAATAGATTATACTACCCTACCACACAATAATATCCACAAAAAACAAAGAACCGATATTTAAAGAAATTTATTCAGAAAGAAACAAACTATATTACAAAAAAATATTCAAAATAATAATTGGTAATTCTGCGGGTTAAATTCCAAAAGCCAGACTAATCACAACCTGCATGAAGCTCTCGTTCTCCTCTATTTATCGCAAAGTTATTTCAACACAATTACATAAGATAATGCCCTGGGCCGTTACCTATCACATGTAAAGTACATCCAATCCGATTGTATAAGATCTTGTTCACTATCATCCTTATCGTAAAATTTCACGTCAAAATGTCCGCAACCCAAATGTAATTCTTCATAGGATATAAAGATATCCGCATCCTCGTAATTTTGTATTGTTAAAGTCGTGCCAGCACTCACATAGCCATCGGTAGTTCTGTTGCTTTGGTTATAATAGACTAATTTTCCCCTTTCTTGATAATAGAAATAAGCAACCATCTTTATATTATGTCCTTTTCGGTGCAGTACATTTGTTTTAACATGCTTTCTCATACCATTTTCCGTATCATTATTATTGTAAACTTCTGTCCTAAAATAAACTATTCCTCCAAATTCCATACCGGACCCGACTAACCGATAACGGGACTAATCCTGTTTAACATTGCCGGTTACCTGGGGACGAATAGCCAGGAACGAAGGTAGCAGCTCGTAGAGACGGCTATCCGCTGCAAGTTCCTTACAAGCATCGTAACTCATGAATAATATATCTTTCTGAGGATAAAACCGGGTATCGGGAGTCATCAAATGAGCTGTTTCCACCTGGCCGGCATATTCCGCTGCGGCAGCTTCAATTTTTTCTTCCAGTATTTTTTCCGATTCGGCGGCGGCATGGATATATATTTTTACTTTCGATACCCCGTTACTGAATATCGTACCCAGATAACCGAGCATAAAAAGATCGGCTTCACAACTAATTATGAAAAAATAACGGGAAGCTCGCCTGAAATCCCGGTTTTCGAATACGGCAACGGGGCATTCCACCCGAGACATGATATTTTCTATCTTCCTGCGCAACAGGACGCCGGGAAGGTGCATTGGAGTGTTCCTCAACAAATTAAATAAACTGGAAATCAGCGGAATATTAAATCCGGCCTTATTCTCCGTATGGCTCTCCCCGGACATAAAACGGGGACCGGCTCCTAATAATAACAAATCGGTTGCCGCTTCATTGCCCAGTTTCACGATCTCCTGGTTCAATTTGTCCGTAACCTTGTACCGCTTATCTATTTTCAGATGCAACTTATTCGCTTCCTTCACGATAGGTTCGAAACTCTCCCGGGCATACTGCATGGCCTTGACCGGAGCCAGATCGGTTCCCAGGGTATAGTGGGCGGCTACGACCTTCATCTGTTTCAGTTGCTTTCCGAAAAGGACGCGCGCTACATTCAGCAAAAGACGACCGCTATCGGGGCGCCCGAAGCAAAGCACCAAACGTTTGTATTTGTTAAGTTCCGGTTTATTCCGGTAAAGTTTCTCGATAAGAATGAGCAAAGGAGTGGTCATGAACGAAGTACTCAAGGCCATAAGGACGAGTATCGCGAAAATCTCGGGGGGAAGGACTCCCATTTCACGCCCGATATTGAGGGCGACGAGCTCCATGAGTCCCCGGGTATTCATGAGCGTTCCTATGATAAGGCTGTCTTTCCAGGATTCTCCTACCGCACGGGCCGCCAGGGCACAGCCGCCCAGCTTTCCGGTTATAGAAACCAAAATGAACATCAGGCATATTCCCCAAAGGGCGGGGGAATTTATCAGACCTATCTGTGTATTGAGTCCCGTATATGCAAAGAACAACGGGAGAAAAAGCACCGTAGCGATATCTTCCACTTTTTCCATCATTACTTTACGGAAACCGAAATTAACAGGCATAACCACTCCGGCCATGAATGCGCCGAACAAGGCATGTATTCCTATGACCTCTGTCGTTACCGATGAAATGATGAGCACCAGAAAAATAAAACCGACAAACGATTTGTTTATCACTTCTTTATTGGCATATAGCGCACCTATCTTTTTCAGGAAAGGCCGGGCAACCAGGAACATGAAGAGAATGTATGCGGCCGTAAGGCCTATCGTGTACAACGCGCTCACGAACGTACCGGCTTTGGCAATAGCTATCACGACCGCCAGCAGGCACCAGGCCGTTACGTCGTCGTTCGCCGCCGAAGCGAGAGAAAGTATTCCTACGGGGGTATGCGTTTTGTTGCGTTCCTGTACGATACGGGCCAATACGGGAAAAGCCGTGATGCTCATCGAGATACCCAAAAAAAGGGCGAAAGGCAGGAAATCGGTCTGTCCCGCCGCATATTCTTCATATACCCAGAAAGATGATACTGTTCCCAGAAAAAACGGCACGACGATACCCGCATGGCTGATCACGAGCGTCTCGTTGATCTTATTTTTCAAAATGCCAAAATCCAGTTCCATCCCGATAACGAACATGAACAGGACGAGACCTATCTGGCTGACCAGCTCCAGATTGGGCAAGGAGCGGGCGGGAAACAATACGTCGGAAATACCGGGCCATAAATAACCGAGCAGCGAAGGCCCGAGTACGATGCCGGCGACGATCTCGCCGATTACGCCGGGCTGGCCTATATACTTGAATATACGGGAAAATATACGGACAAAGACCAATATGATGATCATCTGAAACAGGAGCATCGCCAGGGGATGACTCATATTGCCGGCCATGATATTGAGGAAGATGTCGAAAGGCGAAGTATCGGCTGACGGCGGTTGTTTCTGCAAATGGCTGAACCGCTCCCCGCTCGAGACGGCAAAATATATCAGGCTGC from Barnesiella propionica encodes:
- a CDS encoding helix-turn-helix domain-containing protein, which translates into the protein MKKKTLKIETVHECDSCLGNKTLHPLATAIDLSKADCPECSFRFGFYTVLLTEGGCEDTSYGRKYDDYSGATMIFLPPGRAILADGNKPFPPAGRLLAFHPNLILGTTLGMNINNYTFFSYFPDEALHLSLREKAKALECIDNITGELRHAIDRHSKILISRHIELLLDYCSRFYERQFITRNERNKQILEQTDRLLDEYIRTGKPDGRLSPSAEYCSRLLHLSPQYFNDLLKFETGKKIHEYFQLKQVETAGKMLLSKENDVSLIAEKLGFPDVQHFSRLFRKITGATPEEYRITRN
- a CDS encoding class I SAM-dependent methyltransferase, giving the protein MPVQKKNCDVLKIKNKKLIETYNEIADKYYELRENMVLYEEMDFFNKLINGRNILDAGCGNGRDAVIFSEKGFNVIAIDNTENQLEIARKRTNSGKIEFLKMDILDLKLSKEYFDGIWCCAVLSHFYYQEFSSILKSFYNILKENGILFFTVKKGIGECYIKENEFAGIERFTSFFEEHIINDLLSENGFKIIKSYVYNEQKKFTSKNRDIDFIVVFCMKDL
- a CDS encoding cation:proton antiporter encodes the protein MRKSRRNYTLYAVMMVVFCSLIYFAVSSGERFSHLQKQPPSADTSPFDIFLNIMAGNMSHPLAMLLFQMIIILVFVRIFSRIFKYIGQPGVIGEIVAGIVLGPSLLGYLWPGISDVLFPARSLPNLELVSQIGLVLFMFVIGMELDFGILKNKINETLVISHAGIVVPFFLGTVSSFWVYEEYAAGQTDFLPFALFLGISMSITAFPVLARIVQERNKTHTPVGILSLASAANDDVTAWCLLAVVIAIAKAGTFVSALYTIGLTAAYILFMFLVARPFLKKIGALYANKEVINKSFVGFIFLVLIISSVTTEVIGIHALFGAFMAGVVMPVNFGFRKVMMEKVEDIATVLFLPLFFAYTGLNTQIGLINSPALWGICLMFILVSITGKLGGCALAARAVGESWKDSLIIGTLMNTRGLMELVALNIGREMGVLPPEIFAILVLMALSTSFMTTPLLILIEKLYRNKPELNKYKRLVLCFGRPDSGRLLLNVARVLFGKQLKQMKVVAAHYTLGTDLAPVKAMQYARESFEPIVKEANKLHLKIDKRYKVTDKLNQEIVKLGNEAATDLLLLGAGPRFMSGESHTENKAGFNIPLISSLFNLLRNTPMHLPGVLLRRKIENIMSRVECPVAVFENRDFRRASRYFFIISCEADLFMLGYLGTIFSNGVSKVKIYIHAAAESEKILEEKIEAAAAEYAGQVETAHLMTPDTRFYPQKDILFMSYDACKELAADSRLYELLPSFLAIRPQVTGNVKQD